From the Teredinibacter turnerae T7901 genome, one window contains:
- a CDS encoding Y-family DNA polymerase → MALSSKSLWLAVRLPCLPLEVFGFKHQTDHALITQKQRVLCASKPAVADGIRAGMPAATAQLLGQHQQVERDFALETTALNALADRLYMFTPHLTPLQPAAHLQAGILAEISRSLALFKGLTTLVEQLKENLADTGYELALGLGHTDLCAWLLSWSPTPQPIQHYTQSQFIAQLDVMPVRQLGECHCAQLPYTQLQNRIDDLEKSGFNTIADLTRQIGNQNTSSLRRRWGGEFCGLLSQVLGIEHSLQQTRLFATPLPQYQPEQFFYDSIQFDYPLQTVEQLLQPMEYLLNNLQRYLNNQQLQCQKVEWLLFDIYHNKQTFKVHSSHAQNDAALLLELSRIQLETQSLSFEVDTVELICRDTFKHTPNTDPLGFTQHESNAREMAHDFAIVTAKLKARLGDQALFKVAYKDTHIPELSSAKAPLEQGTSTSYLPHAPRPSWLFDKPQTIQEKQQRLHWRGTITLLQGPERIEGNWWQQQTARDYFIAAREDGLRLWIFYDLHHRQWLVQGIFS, encoded by the coding sequence ATGGCCCTATCGTCAAAAAGTCTATGGTTGGCGGTTCGCCTTCCCTGTCTGCCTCTGGAAGTGTTTGGTTTTAAACACCAGACTGACCACGCGCTGATAACGCAAAAACAGCGGGTTCTGTGTGCGTCAAAACCGGCAGTTGCCGATGGTATCCGTGCTGGCATGCCCGCAGCCACCGCACAACTGCTCGGTCAACATCAGCAGGTTGAGCGCGACTTCGCATTGGAAACAACCGCGCTTAACGCCCTTGCTGATCGCCTGTATATGTTTACTCCGCACCTGACGCCTCTGCAACCGGCAGCCCACTTACAAGCCGGTATTTTGGCGGAAATATCCCGCAGTCTGGCGTTATTTAAAGGCCTGACAACACTGGTCGAGCAATTGAAGGAGAATCTCGCAGACACAGGGTACGAATTAGCGCTCGGTTTGGGTCACACCGATTTATGTGCCTGGCTGCTGAGCTGGTCGCCAACACCACAACCCATTCAACACTACACCCAGTCGCAATTTATTGCGCAACTGGACGTTATGCCGGTGCGTCAGCTAGGTGAGTGCCACTGTGCGCAACTGCCTTACACACAACTGCAAAATCGAATCGATGACCTGGAAAAATCCGGATTTAATACGATAGCGGATTTAACCCGGCAAATTGGCAACCAAAACACATCCAGCCTCCGCCGCCGTTGGGGCGGCGAGTTCTGCGGCCTTCTTAGCCAGGTGCTGGGTATTGAGCACAGTTTGCAGCAAACACGCCTGTTCGCGACACCCTTGCCACAGTACCAGCCGGAGCAGTTTTTTTACGACAGCATTCAGTTCGACTATCCCTTGCAAACCGTTGAGCAATTGCTGCAACCCATGGAATATTTGCTGAATAACTTGCAGCGCTATCTCAACAACCAGCAGTTACAGTGTCAGAAAGTTGAGTGGCTACTGTTCGATATTTATCACAACAAACAAACATTCAAGGTACACAGCAGCCACGCCCAGAACGACGCAGCGCTACTGCTTGAGCTAAGCCGCATTCAGCTGGAAACTCAGTCACTGAGTTTTGAGGTAGACACTGTAGAACTGATCTGCCGTGACACCTTCAAACATACACCGAACACAGACCCGCTGGGGTTTACTCAACACGAGAGCAACGCCCGGGAAATGGCTCACGATTTTGCCATCGTGACCGCAAAATTAAAGGCCCGCCTGGGAGACCAGGCGCTGTTTAAAGTCGCATATAAAGACACCCATATTCCAGAGCTGAGCAGTGCGAAAGCGCCTTTGGAACAGGGAACATCTACCTCCTATTTACCGCACGCTCCACGCCCCAGTTGGCTGTTTGATAAACCTCAGACGATTCAGGAAAAACAGCAGCGCCTGCACTGGCGAGGAACCATCACATTACTGCAGGGGCCAGAACGTATTGAGGGCAATTGGTGGCAGCAACAAACAGCGCGGGATTATTTTATTGCCGCCAGAGAAGACGGCCTGCGATTGTGGATTTTTTACGATTTACACCACCGCCAGTGGTTGGTGCAGGGTATTTTTTCCTGA
- a CDS encoding phosphatase PAP2 family protein → MRLLQNIHQFDLVTFDWCLRRKRRDLAVRLSRYISFTADGPMYVVIGVLFMLQQDWHMAKLLAMAFLIERSLYFIFKSLFRRNRPAAAIPGFESAIVPSDQFSFPSGHTSAAFLMACAMSFAFPWMAWFVYPWAASVGAARVMLGVHFPTDVMAGALLGHTICLVLIDLI, encoded by the coding sequence ATGCGTTTGCTGCAAAATATACATCAATTCGATCTAGTTACGTTTGACTGGTGCTTACGCCGCAAGCGACGCGATCTGGCTGTGCGTTTGAGCCGGTACATATCCTTTACCGCCGATGGCCCAATGTATGTGGTGATTGGCGTTCTGTTTATGCTTCAGCAAGACTGGCATATGGCAAAACTGCTTGCCATGGCATTTTTGATTGAGCGCAGTTTGTATTTCATATTCAAGTCTCTCTTCCGCCGCAACCGTCCTGCTGCGGCGATTCCCGGGTTTGAAAGCGCTATTGTTCCATCGGATCAATTCAGTTTTCCCTCCGGACACACTTCTGCGGCTTTTCTCATGGCTTGCGCGATGTCGTTTGCGTTTCCCTGGATGGCGTGGTTTGTTTACCCTTGGGCTGCCAGTGTTGGCGCCGCGCGCGTGATGTTGGGAGTGCATTTCCCTACCGATGTTATGGCCGGTGCACTTTTAGGCCACACTATCTGCCTGGTGCTGATAGATCTTATTTGA
- a CDS encoding ROK family protein, with product MTKLLGGVEAGGTKFVCAVGTGPSDIHETRFATTSPEETLQRVLAFFSPYKPELAALGIGAFGPLDLRQESPTYGFITSTPKPGWQNTDIAGVIARELQVPVALDTDVNAAALAEGRWGAARGLSDYLYITVGTGIGGGIVSGGRLVHGLVHPELGHCLLPKHPDDTFAGSCPYHGDRCFEGLASGPALAARWGCDPAALPADHHAWDIQAFYMGVAIANCVCTLSPQRVILGGGVMAQSQMLGKVQTATAGYLNGYVRHPAIEENIESYIVLPALGSQAGVAGALALAGQKIEEV from the coding sequence ATGACAAAACTCCTCGGAGGGGTGGAAGCGGGCGGTACTAAGTTTGTTTGCGCCGTAGGTACTGGGCCGTCCGATATACACGAGACCCGGTTCGCAACAACCAGCCCTGAGGAGACGCTACAACGCGTATTGGCATTTTTTTCGCCTTATAAGCCGGAGTTGGCAGCGCTGGGAATAGGCGCATTTGGCCCGTTAGATCTACGCCAGGAGTCGCCAACCTACGGTTTTATTACATCTACGCCCAAGCCTGGATGGCAGAATACGGATATTGCCGGTGTGATAGCCCGTGAACTCCAGGTACCTGTGGCGCTGGATACCGATGTGAACGCGGCGGCGCTCGCAGAGGGGCGCTGGGGTGCTGCCAGAGGGTTGAGTGATTATTTGTATATTACGGTTGGCACTGGCATTGGCGGAGGTATTGTGAGTGGCGGTCGCTTGGTGCATGGCCTGGTACATCCCGAATTGGGGCACTGTCTATTGCCAAAGCATCCCGATGATACTTTTGCAGGCAGTTGTCCGTACCACGGTGACCGCTGCTTTGAAGGCTTGGCCAGTGGGCCTGCGCTCGCCGCCCGCTGGGGGTGTGATCCTGCAGCATTGCCTGCCGATCACCATGCCTGGGATATACAAGCGTTTTACATGGGAGTCGCGATAGCGAACTGTGTGTGCACCTTATCGCCTCAGCGCGTTATTTTGGGGGGCGGTGTAATGGCTCAGTCACAGATGTTGGGCAAGGTGCAAACGGCGACGGCTGGCTACTTAAACGGTTATGTGCGGCACCCGGCGATTGAAGAAAATATTGAAAGTTATATTGTATTGCCGGCGTTGGGCAGTCAGGCTGGCGTGGCAGGTGCGCTCGCGCTTGCCGGGCAAAAAATTGAGGAAGTGTGA
- a CDS encoding DsbA family oxidoreductase produces MSRIQIDHYSDVLCIWAYASQVRVDELIADFGDRVSVRFHFFPVFGDVPGKMAKSWDHRGGLAAYGKHVLSVAEKFEHIRVNENVWLENTPQSSVPAHLFLAAAQLLEEAGQLTAGAMQRYMCALRRAFFVDIRDISRRETLIAVAEAENLPVAALLAAVDDGRAHALISRNHHQAIEQGINSSPTLIFNEGRQKLSGNVGYRIIEANIRELLENPAGQLSWC; encoded by the coding sequence ATGTCCCGAATTCAAATAGATCATTATTCCGATGTACTGTGCATTTGGGCATATGCTTCGCAGGTACGCGTTGATGAGTTGATAGCGGATTTTGGTGACCGTGTTAGTGTGCGCTTTCATTTTTTCCCTGTGTTTGGTGATGTGCCAGGCAAAATGGCGAAAAGCTGGGATCACCGCGGTGGTTTGGCAGCTTATGGCAAACATGTGTTGTCGGTGGCAGAAAAATTTGAGCACATACGCGTGAATGAAAACGTGTGGCTTGAAAATACGCCGCAGTCTTCAGTGCCTGCGCATCTATTTCTCGCGGCTGCGCAATTGTTGGAAGAGGCTGGTCAGCTAACCGCAGGAGCAATGCAGCGTTATATGTGTGCGCTGCGCCGCGCGTTTTTTGTCGATATACGGGATATTTCGCGTCGCGAGACGTTAATTGCGGTAGCAGAAGCCGAAAATTTACCCGTGGCGGCATTGCTGGCTGCAGTCGACGATGGCCGTGCTCATGCTCTTATTAGTCGCAATCACCATCAGGCGATAGAGCAGGGTATAAACTCCAGTCCAACGCTGATATTCAACGAAGGCCGGCAAAAGCTCTCGGGTAACGTGGGTTATCGTATTATTGAAGCCAATATTCGCGAGCTACTGGAGAACCCCGCCGGACAGTTATCCTGGTGTTAA
- the imuA gene encoding translesion DNA synthesis-associated protein ImuA — translation MSTDRTTPPPATLEQLLQRGDVWRGHSQYFISQDAVDTGYPPLNSALLNNGWPLSSLIEICQPSAGHGDWLLTAPCAQHLLQKQPHGYIVLLNPPALPFSQGMLFSGIPLEQLVVVQITAKNDFIASFVELARASSCALLMAWQPKQALTYTELRKCQLATADGSGVYLLFRHNRQRLESSPASLRLTTQLNSQHLQVHILKQRGQLRPGSAAIDLPLPDYAQTYKPHRQLEDTPTSPNVANDQVFAPYQPRRNVLALRINRGRPLKVKRSAG, via the coding sequence ATGTCTACAGACCGCACAACCCCACCACCAGCGACATTGGAGCAACTGCTTCAGCGCGGGGACGTGTGGCGGGGACATTCGCAATACTTTATCTCACAGGATGCTGTCGATACTGGCTACCCGCCGCTAAATAGCGCGTTGCTCAACAACGGCTGGCCCCTGTCCAGCCTTATTGAAATATGCCAGCCCTCTGCCGGGCACGGCGACTGGCTGCTTACAGCCCCTTGTGCCCAACACCTATTACAGAAGCAACCGCACGGTTATATTGTGCTACTTAACCCACCTGCGCTGCCCTTTTCTCAGGGCATGCTCTTCAGCGGTATCCCCCTGGAGCAGTTAGTGGTGGTACAAATTACGGCAAAAAATGATTTTATCGCCAGTTTCGTAGAACTGGCACGCGCCTCTAGTTGTGCGCTGCTTATGGCCTGGCAACCCAAACAGGCGTTAACCTACACCGAATTGCGCAAATGTCAGCTGGCGACGGCCGATGGCTCAGGCGTTTACCTGCTTTTTCGTCACAACCGGCAACGCCTGGAAAGCTCGCCCGCTTCATTGCGCCTGACAACACAGCTGAACTCACAGCATCTACAAGTGCATATCCTCAAGCAGCGGGGCCAGCTAAGGCCTGGTTCTGCGGCCATCGATTTGCCGCTGCCAGACTACGCACAAACTTACAAACCACACCGCCAGTTGGAAGACACACCGACTTCTCCCAATGTGGCCAACGATCAGGTATTTGCGCCTTATCAACCCCGTCGCAATGTACTGGCATTGCGTATTAATCGCGGGCGACCGCTCAAAGTTAAGCGCAGCGCGGGCTAG
- the glk gene encoding glucokinase, whose protein sequence is MFPSIVADIGGTNARFALVTGTENGQFVIENIQILNGAEYEGFADALRAYMDSLGSLKPFSACVAIAGPIAGDSVQMTNLSWSFTQSGIRKAFGFEKFAVINDFGALAVATSALNPTDLVSVKGGSRNPEGNKAIMGPGTGLGVAGLAYTGSNWLPIPSEGGHVNIAPASALECEVIKAAIATHGHVSAETFISGPGLVNLYRALCEVNGVSPRELQPKDITADAMSAADQTCVYTLNLFCSFLGTVAGNLALTYGASGGVYLAGGILPRMLDFLKDSDFKSRFSNKGVMSHYVDDIPVDIIAHPQTAFLGAATWLAQL, encoded by the coding sequence ATGTTCCCTTCCATTGTTGCCGACATCGGCGGCACAAATGCTCGTTTCGCGTTGGTAACTGGTACAGAAAATGGCCAGTTTGTTATCGAAAATATTCAGATCCTCAATGGTGCTGAATACGAAGGCTTTGCTGACGCACTGCGGGCATACATGGATTCGCTCGGTTCACTCAAGCCCTTTTCTGCCTGTGTTGCCATCGCGGGCCCCATTGCTGGGGATAGCGTACAAATGACCAACCTGAGCTGGTCGTTTACCCAATCTGGCATCCGCAAAGCGTTCGGCTTCGAAAAATTTGCCGTGATTAACGATTTCGGCGCGCTTGCGGTGGCGACCAGCGCACTTAACCCCACCGATCTAGTTTCTGTTAAAGGCGGCTCAAGGAACCCGGAAGGCAACAAGGCTATTATGGGCCCAGGCACTGGACTCGGTGTGGCGGGGCTGGCGTATACCGGTTCTAACTGGCTGCCAATACCCAGCGAGGGGGGGCATGTGAATATTGCACCTGCATCCGCGCTGGAATGCGAGGTTATTAAAGCGGCTATCGCCACCCATGGCCACGTGTCTGCAGAAACGTTTATTTCGGGCCCAGGGCTGGTGAATTTATATCGCGCCCTGTGCGAGGTTAACGGTGTGTCTCCTCGCGAGCTGCAACCGAAAGATATCACCGCCGATGCGATGTCAGCTGCGGACCAAACCTGCGTGTATACGCTTAACCTGTTCTGTAGCTTTTTGGGTACGGTGGCGGGTAATCTGGCATTAACCTATGGCGCTAGCGGTGGCGTTTATCTGGCGGGAGGCATTTTGCCGAGGATGCTGGATTTTCTGAAAGACAGCGATTTTAAATCGCGCTTCTCCAATAAGGGGGTAATGTCTCACTACGTGGATGATATTCCCGTGGATATTATCGCCCATCCACAAACCGCATTTTTGGGTGCTGCAACCTGGCTCGCACAGCTGTAG
- a CDS encoding MJ1255/VC2487 family glycosyltransferase, producing MKILFGVQGTGNGHISRARALNKYLKADGISVDYIFSGRERDKYFDMEEFGDWRCYRGLTFVHDSGNVKIFRTFQEASLRQLMRDIRTLDVEQYDLVITDFEPVTAWAARRAGKTCLGIGHQYAFKYDVPRRGDNFVGKKIMEYFAPVEESLGLHWHHFNQPILPPIVDIDHISDPVDEKKILVYLGFEETHDVIQLLEPFKDFTFVYYGPFDQYESLGHIKLKPLSRDGFKYDLATSAGVICNAGFELSSEALHMGKKLLVKPLLGQLEQLSNAEAMSRLNLAMTMDYLDGNIVSQWLHNFSGRHVVYPNVAKAIAQWIGNKGWEHPGSKADLVESLWQAVDANGLESFSTNPTPVPLAETA from the coding sequence ATGAAAATTCTTTTTGGTGTCCAGGGAACTGGTAACGGCCATATAAGCCGTGCGCGCGCTCTGAACAAATACTTAAAGGCCGATGGTATAAGCGTTGATTACATCTTTTCCGGCCGCGAGCGCGACAAGTATTTTGACATGGAAGAGTTTGGTGACTGGCGGTGTTATCGCGGGCTCACCTTTGTTCACGATTCCGGCAACGTAAAAATATTCCGTACTTTTCAAGAAGCCAGCCTGCGCCAGCTGATGCGGGATATTCGCACGCTGGACGTTGAGCAATACGATCTGGTTATAACCGATTTCGAGCCGGTGACTGCCTGGGCTGCGCGGCGCGCAGGAAAAACCTGCCTTGGTATTGGCCATCAGTACGCGTTTAAATACGATGTGCCCCGCCGTGGCGATAACTTCGTCGGCAAGAAAATTATGGAGTATTTTGCTCCGGTGGAAGAAAGTTTAGGGCTACATTGGCACCACTTTAATCAGCCGATACTGCCCCCCATTGTCGATATCGACCATATTTCCGACCCGGTTGATGAAAAGAAAATTCTCGTTTATCTGGGGTTTGAAGAAACTCACGACGTTATTCAGCTGCTTGAGCCGTTCAAGGATTTCACGTTTGTCTATTATGGGCCTTTCGATCAATATGAGAGCTTGGGACACATTAAATTAAAACCACTTTCGCGCGATGGCTTTAAATACGACCTCGCCACATCTGCGGGTGTGATTTGCAATGCTGGGTTTGAATTATCAAGTGAAGCCCTGCATATGGGGAAAAAGTTGCTGGTGAAACCGCTGCTGGGGCAGTTGGAGCAGCTATCTAACGCAGAAGCCATGAGTCGCTTGAACCTGGCTATGACGATGGATTATCTTGATGGCAACATCGTTTCTCAATGGTTGCATAATTTTTCCGGCCGCCATGTGGTTTACCCGAATGTGGCGAAGGCTATAGCGCAGTGGATTGGCAATAAAGGCTGGGAGCACCCGGGTTCAAAAGCGGACCTGGTTGAGAGCTTGTGGCAAGCGGTAGACGCAAACGGCCTGGAGAGTTTCAGTACTAACCCTACACCTGTTCCCCTCGCCGAAACCGCGTGA
- a CDS encoding peptidylprolyl isomerase, with protein MKMNVLTRYCRKALFVAATLAAGNFANATTVQFQTSLGDFEVILFDENTPKTVENFLQYVSDGAYTDSVIHRLAPNFVVQGGGFIFNDEAKLESIESRPAVVNEPEYSNLRGTIAMAKLGGNPDSATNQWYFNLGNNSANLDLQNGGFTVFGQVKDDGMDIVDAMADQTIFNMGGSFTTVPLVDYTSEDASNGVEVEADNFITIYAITVTDAATNTLGDLSPAKNTLITAQPTPAPSSGGGGGGSMPLAILAMLAAAGWLRRR; from the coding sequence ATGAAAATGAATGTGTTAACGCGCTACTGCCGAAAGGCCCTTTTTGTGGCTGCCACCCTGGCAGCAGGCAATTTTGCCAACGCCACAACGGTCCAATTTCAAACCTCGCTGGGTGACTTTGAAGTTATTCTGTTTGATGAAAACACACCCAAAACCGTAGAGAACTTCCTGCAATACGTCTCAGATGGCGCGTACACCGATTCGGTAATCCATCGTCTGGCGCCGAATTTCGTTGTCCAGGGCGGTGGCTTTATCTTCAATGATGAAGCTAAGCTGGAGTCCATAGAAAGCCGCCCAGCCGTAGTCAACGAGCCCGAATACTCCAACCTGCGGGGAACTATTGCGATGGCGAAGCTGGGGGGTAATCCGGATAGCGCCACCAACCAGTGGTACTTCAACCTCGGCAACAATAGCGCAAACCTGGACCTTCAAAACGGCGGCTTCACCGTGTTTGGCCAGGTAAAAGATGACGGGATGGATATTGTGGACGCGATGGCGGACCAAACCATCTTTAACATGGGAGGTTCATTCACCACAGTCCCTTTGGTGGACTACACCAGCGAAGACGCGAGTAACGGAGTCGAGGTGGAAGCCGACAACTTCATTACCATCTATGCAATCACGGTAACAGATGCGGCCACCAATACCCTCGGCGACCTATCTCCAGCAAAAAACACCCTCATTACCGCACAGCCTACCCCTGCGCCTTCATCCGGCGGTGGCGGTGGTGGCAGCATGCCTTTGGCCATACTGGCGATGTTAGCGGCAGCCGGCTGGCTGCGCCGCCGCTAA
- a CDS encoding error-prone DNA polymerase, with amino-acid sequence MAYAHLFTFSNFTFLRGASHPAEMVEQAYRLGYDAIALTDECSLAGAVKAHVMAEECGIKLIVGSYFKLSNNCELIALAPDRAAYAELSGFITLARRRADKGEYTAHMDDLRFRLQTCLIIWLPTANTATEDNARIFSAAFKQRLWLGVGHQLAGGEQRLFQQWQNLAATYQLPMVASHLALMHSAERKPLQDVLTAINHNTSVSQLGTRLQSNGENYLKAIDEVFYLYPPGLIKQTLLIAERCNFSLNELKYQYPQELVPKGLSPIAHLRALVDSGKARRWPGGVPAQAEAILAKELALIEELHYEYYFLTVYDIVAFARQQNILCQGRGSAANSVVCYCLFITEIAPGQINVLFERFISKERDEPPDIDVDFEHQRREDVIQYIYTKYSRQRAALAATVISYRSRSAIRDVGKALGLDPALVDHLAKSLAWWDRTGDLVKRIEAAGVQTERQLVQQFFALVQQIIGFPRHLSQHVGGFVITQDKVSDLVPVENASMPGRTVIQWDKEDLEAMGLLKVDILALGMLTALRKTLAMVNRYEPAIASLADIPPEDPHTYDMLCAADTVGVFQIESRAQMSMLPRLRPRTFYDLVIEIAIVRPGPIQGDMVHPYLRRRDGLEPVSYQSPDIADVLKPTLGVPIFQEQAIRLAMVAAGFSGGEADRLRRAMASWGKNGNLLQFEETFIQGMLNNGYELDFAHRLFEQIKGFGGYGFPESHSASFAILCYASSWLKCHHPAAFYCALLNSQPMGFYSPSQLIQDARRHGIPVLPVDVNHSEAESALEPANSYRTPWAIRLGFTRIKGLDSEAAQRIADNRAQQPYRDIQQLARRSGLSRADLQKLAAADALHSLAGNRHLAHWQAASVEAQAGLFDDEPPPGDALLTAPPSLEKDLTSDYNTTGLSLRVHPMGILRQEYPFSRCKQQRQLSGLSHGRFVQVAGLVTGRQRPGTAKGTLFLTLEDETGNINVVVWKSTQERYRKALLTSKLLIVKGHLERSTPTATTDATPVIHVVAGQLLDYSDRLESLALRSRDFH; translated from the coding sequence ATGGCTTACGCACACCTTTTCACCTTCAGCAATTTCACGTTTCTGCGCGGCGCCTCGCACCCGGCCGAAATGGTTGAGCAGGCATATCGCCTGGGCTACGACGCCATCGCACTCACCGACGAATGCTCTCTCGCGGGCGCAGTTAAAGCCCATGTTATGGCTGAAGAGTGTGGTATTAAACTTATTGTTGGCAGTTATTTTAAGCTGTCCAACAACTGCGAGCTCATTGCTCTGGCGCCTGATCGGGCAGCATATGCGGAGCTTTCCGGTTTTATTACCCTCGCCCGCCGCCGTGCAGACAAGGGCGAGTACACCGCCCATATGGATGACCTGCGTTTTCGCCTGCAAACCTGTTTGATTATATGGCTGCCAACCGCCAATACCGCCACTGAAGACAATGCCCGTATTTTCTCTGCCGCCTTTAAACAGCGCCTCTGGCTGGGTGTTGGTCACCAGTTGGCCGGCGGAGAACAGCGCCTGTTTCAACAGTGGCAAAATCTGGCTGCAACCTACCAGCTTCCCATGGTCGCGAGCCATCTGGCGCTCATGCACAGCGCAGAGCGCAAGCCCCTGCAGGATGTTCTCACTGCCATCAATCACAACACCTCGGTAAGCCAGCTCGGCACCCGTTTGCAAAGTAACGGCGAAAATTACCTGAAGGCCATTGATGAAGTGTTTTATCTCTATCCTCCAGGGCTAATAAAGCAAACCCTGCTCATAGCCGAGCGCTGCAACTTCTCGCTGAATGAACTCAAATACCAGTACCCACAAGAACTGGTACCCAAAGGTCTCAGTCCAATCGCGCATTTACGCGCACTCGTCGATAGCGGCAAAGCCAGGCGCTGGCCAGGTGGGGTACCCGCTCAGGCAGAAGCCATTCTGGCCAAAGAGCTGGCGCTGATCGAAGAACTCCACTACGAATATTATTTTTTAACGGTCTACGACATTGTCGCTTTCGCCAGACAACAGAATATTTTGTGCCAGGGGCGTGGCTCTGCAGCTAACTCTGTAGTGTGCTATTGCCTGTTTATTACCGAAATCGCGCCAGGGCAGATCAATGTTTTATTCGAACGTTTTATTTCCAAAGAGCGCGATGAACCACCCGATATTGATGTGGACTTTGAGCACCAGCGGCGCGAAGACGTTATTCAATATATCTACACCAAGTATTCCCGTCAGCGCGCAGCCCTGGCTGCGACGGTTATCAGCTATCGCTCACGCAGTGCTATTCGCGATGTCGGTAAAGCCCTTGGATTAGACCCGGCATTGGTCGACCACCTGGCAAAATCTCTCGCCTGGTGGGACAGAACAGGCGATCTGGTAAAGCGTATTGAGGCCGCCGGGGTACAAACAGAACGTCAGCTGGTGCAGCAGTTTTTCGCTCTGGTACAGCAGATCATTGGCTTTCCCCGCCATTTATCGCAGCATGTGGGCGGCTTTGTGATAACTCAGGATAAAGTCAGTGACCTGGTGCCCGTGGAAAACGCCAGCATGCCAGGACGCACCGTTATTCAGTGGGATAAGGAAGACCTGGAAGCGATGGGCCTGTTAAAAGTGGACATCCTGGCGCTGGGCATGCTCACCGCCCTGCGCAAAACCCTGGCGATGGTGAACCGCTACGAACCGGCCATTGCCAGCCTGGCAGATATCCCCCCGGAAGACCCGCACACTTACGATATGCTCTGTGCCGCCGATACCGTAGGCGTATTTCAGATTGAGTCCCGCGCCCAAATGTCGATGCTGCCCCGCCTGCGGCCACGCACGTTTTACGATCTGGTGATCGAAATCGCCATTGTGCGCCCCGGCCCCATTCAAGGGGACATGGTGCACCCCTACCTGCGCCGCCGCGACGGCCTCGAACCTGTTAGCTACCAGAGCCCAGATATTGCAGATGTACTCAAGCCCACCCTGGGCGTTCCTATTTTTCAGGAGCAGGCGATCCGCCTGGCGATGGTTGCCGCCGGCTTCAGTGGCGGCGAGGCCGATCGCTTGCGGCGCGCCATGGCCAGCTGGGGTAAAAACGGCAACCTTCTGCAGTTTGAGGAAACCTTTATTCAAGGCATGCTGAATAACGGGTACGAACTGGATTTTGCCCATCGCCTGTTTGAGCAAATCAAAGGGTTTGGCGGCTACGGTTTTCCCGAATCCCACTCTGCCAGCTTTGCCATTCTCTGTTACGCCTCGTCTTGGCTGAAATGCCACCACCCGGCCGCGTTTTACTGTGCCCTGCTCAACAGCCAGCCAATGGGCTTCTATTCGCCGTCGCAATTAATACAGGATGCCCGTCGTCACGGTATTCCAGTACTCCCGGTGGATGTGAACCACAGCGAAGCAGAATCTGCCCTGGAACCCGCAAACAGCTACCGAACACCCTGGGCCATACGCCTGGGTTTCACGCGAATTAAAGGGCTGGATAGCGAAGCCGCGCAGCGCATTGCGGATAATCGCGCCCAGCAGCCCTACCGGGATATTCAGCAACTTGCCCGGCGCAGTGGACTCAGCCGCGCCGATTTGCAAAAACTCGCCGCCGCCGACGCGCTTCACTCTCTCGCAGGCAACCGCCATTTGGCCCATTGGCAGGCCGCCTCGGTGGAAGCCCAGGCAGGCTTGTTCGACGATGAACCGCCGCCGGGTGACGCCCTGCTAACCGCGCCACCGAGCCTGGAAAAAGACCTCACCAGCGATTACAACACCACGGGATTGTCGTTGCGGGTGCACCCCATGGGCATTTTGCGCCAGGAATACCCCTTTAGCCGCTGCAAACAACAGCGCCAACTCTCTGGTTTATCGCACGGGCGCTTTGTCCAGGTGGCTGGCCTGGTAACCGGGCGTCAACGGCCGGGTACTGCCAAAGGCACCTTGTTTCTCACCCTGGAAGATGAAACCGGCAATATCAATGTAGTGGTATGGAAAAGTACACAGGAACGCTACCGCAAAGCGTTGCTCACCAGCAAATTGCTCATCGTGAAGGGCCACCTCGAGCGCAGCACACCCACAGCTACCACTGACGCGACGCCCGTGATTCACGTCGTCGCGGGCCAGTTGCTGGATTATTCTGACCGCCTGGAATCGCTGGCCCTGAGATCTCGCGACTTCCACTAG